The Acidobacteriota bacterium genomic sequence GAAAGATGGAGGAACGGCTCGACCAGCTGCGCGAGCAGGGGGCGCGGGGCGAGCTCTCATCGGGCACCGGATCTCTCAGCTACTACGACCTTCCTGTTTTGAAAAAGCCGGTCTGGACCTGGGAGATCCCTCTCTATTTTTTCGTGGGTGGCGCGGCTGGATGCAGCGCGGTCATCGCCTTCGCGGCGCGTGGCAGGAGCCGCCGGCGACTGGCGAGAACGGCGCGAAAAATAGCGCTTGCCGGCAGCATCGCGTCCGCACCTCTGCTGATCTCCGACCTCGGCCGGCCCGAGCGGTTTCTCTACATGCTCCGCGTGTTCAAGTGGAAGAGCCCGATGAGCCTGGGCGTCTGGACACTCGTCGCGTTTTCCGGAGCGACCGCCGCCGCCGTGGCAGCGGACATTCTTCGTGCTCGCGGTGGAAAGAGTCGGGTTCCGGCCTTCGCAGGGGAGGTCGCCGGATTCCTCGCGGCCGCGACCGGGCTCGGGATGGCGACC encodes the following:
- the nrfD gene encoding polysulfide reductase NrfD encodes the protein MKDERKMEERLDQLREQGARGELSSGTGSLSYYDLPVLKKPVWTWEIPLYFFVGGAAGCSAVIAFAARGRSRRRLARTARKIALAGSIASAPLLISDLGRPERFLYMLRVFKWKSPMSLGVWTLVAFSGATAAAVAADILRARGGKSRVPAFAGEVAGFLAAATGLGMATYTGVLVGATAIPAWNRRIIELPVEFGMSSMGSSAAILELAGHFDRALNRVALAAAGAETLSMAVASRTIGGKKGPDAASKTLRNDSGSDARMLRAGAILSGPLPLALRLLGRRSRRLRRLAACSAIAGSLLMRYGWVAAGKRSAAVTRP